Below is a genomic region from Leifsonia sp. Root112D2.
CGACGACGCGCCCGCCTTCAACACTTTTTTTGCCGCGAACTGAGCTCCACCGCCGGCGCGGTATGCTGGGCACAGATAGACATCCTTTAAGAGCCGTCCTGTGAGACGGGGAAGGAGGTCGGTTTGACGGTACGCACTGTACTGCAGCAGGCTGACATCACCCGCGCGTTGACTCGCATCTCCCACGAGATCCTGGAGTCCAATCGGGGATCTGCCGGCCTCGTTCTTCTGGGAATTCCCACCCGGGGCGTCTTTCTCGCGCGGCGCATCGCCGAGAATCTTGAGCGCATCGATCCGAGCATCAGCGCGGATGCGCTCAGCGGCTCGCTCGACGTGACGATGTACCGCGACGATCTGTCGCACAACCGCACCCGCACCCCGCAGCCCACGCAGGTGCCGACGGCAATCGACGGCAAGACCGTCGTTCTCGTCGACGACGTGCTGTTCTCGGGGCGTACCATTCGCGCGGCGCTCGATGCCCTGAACGACCTCGGGCGGCCGCGGGCCGTGCGGCTGGCCGTGCTCGTTGACCGCGGGCATCGCGAGCTGCCGATCCGCGCCGACTTCGTGGGCAAGAACCTGCCAAGTGCGACACATGAGCGCATCAATGTGCACCTCACGGAATTCGACGGCGATGAGTTCGTGACGATCGAGTCCGCCACGTCCGATGAAGGAGAGGACGAGCGATGAGGCACCTGCTCTCCACCACCGATCTCGCGCGCGACGACGCGATCCACATTCTCGATGTCGCCGAGGACATGGCCGCCGTCGCCGACCGCGAGGTCAAGAAGCTGCCGGCTCTGCGGGGCAAGACCGTGGTCAACCTCTTCTTCGAGGATTCCACCCGCACCCGCATCTCCTTCGAGGCCGCCGCCAAGCGGCTCTCCGCCGACGTGATCAACTTCAGCGCCAAGGGCTCCAGCGTCTCCAAAGGCGAGAGCCTGAAAGACACGGCACAGACGCTCGCGGCGATGGGGGCGGATGCCGTCGTCATTCGGCATCACGCATCCGGTGCACCGCAGACCCTCGCCACGAGCGGCTGGATCGACGCGGGAATCGTCAATGCGGGCGACGGCACCCACCAGCATCCCACCCAGGCTCTGCTCGACGCCTTCACGATTCGGCGTCGGTTGCACGGCGCCGCCTCACGCGGCAAGGCACTCGACGGTGTCACGGTGAGTATCGTGGGCGACATCCTGCACTCGCGCGTCGCGCGCTCGAACGTCTGGCTGCTGCACACGCTCGGTGCCACCGTCACCCTCGTGGCTCCTCCCACGCTGCTGCCCGTTGACACGCACGCCTGGCCGGCCACCGTCAGTTATGACCTCGATGCCGTCATTGATACACAGAAGCCCGATGTCGTGATGATGCTGCGCATTCAGGCCGAGCGCATGCACGCCTCATTCTTTCCCAACAGCCGGGAGTACTCCAGGCGCTGGGGGCTCGACGACGACAGGCTCGCCCGTCTCCGCGCGAGTAGCATGGTGATGCACCCCGGCCCGATGAATCGTGGCCTGGAAATCTCTGCAGCGGCAGCCGACTCCGCGCAGTCGACGGTGCGTGAGCAAGTAGCCAATGGGGTGTCCGTGCGCATGGCCGCCCTGTACCTCTTGCTGTCCGGTGATCGAGAGGATTCCTGAATGTCTGGCTCGAATTTCCTGATAGCTGGCGCCACGCTGGCCGATGGAACACGCACCGATCTGCTCGTCGAAAACGGCCGCATCACCGAGACGGGCTCCGGCCTCTCGAAGGCCGGCGCGAGCGTGGTCGACGCCGACGGCCTCATCGCCCTTCCCGGCCTTGTCGACCTGCACACGCATCTGCGCGAGCCGGGCTTCGAGCAGAGTGAAACCGTGCTCACCGGCACGCGAGCAGCCGCAGCCGGGGGCTTCACCGCCGTCTTCGCCATGGCTAACACCTCACCCGTCGCAGACACGGCCGGGGTGGTCGAGCAGGTGCTCTCGCTCGGCGAGCGTGCCGGTTATGCCACGGTGCGCCCGATCGGTGCCGTCACGGTGGGTCTTGCGGGGGAGAGGCTCGCCGAACTCGGCGCGATGGCCGCCTCTCGTGCGGCCGTTCGCGTCTTCTCCGACGACGGCAAATGTGTCTCCGACCCGCTGCTCATGCGTCGTGCGCTCGAATACGTCAAGGCCTTCAACGGCGTCATAGCCCAGCACGCGCAGGAACCACGCCTCACCGAGGATGCGCAGATGAACGAGGGCGCACTCTCGGGCGAACTCGGCCTTGCCGGCTGGCCTGCCGTGGCCGAGGAGTCGATCATCGCGCGTGATGTGTTGCTCGCCGAGCACGTCGGCTCACGCCTGCACGTCTGCCATGTCTCCACCGCCGGTTCGGTCGACGTGATCCGCTGGGCGAAAGCCCGCGGCATCGCCGTGACCGCCGAGGTCACCCCGCACCACCTGCTGCTCACGGAACAGCTCGCCAGGAGCTACGACGCCCGGTACAAGGTGAATCCGCCGCTGCGCCGTAGCGAAGACGTCGAGGCCCTTCGTGCGGGTCTCGCCGACGGCACCATCGACATCGTCGCGACCGACCACGCGCCGCACCCCATCGAGGCGAAGGACTGCGAGTGGGATGCGGCGGCGTTCGGCATGGTCGGCTTGGAGTCCGCGCTCTCGGTTGTGCACGCATCCGTTGTCGCCACTGACATGCTCGACTGGGCGGATGTGGCGCGCGTGCTCTCGACGACACCGGCGGCCATCGGGGGCCTTGGCGGTCACGGCGCAGAGCTGGCAGCCGGCGGTGCCGCCGATTTCACGCTGTACGACCCCGCCGCCACACGCAGCTTCGCGGTCGAAGACCTCGCCGGCAAGGGCGTCAATTCACCGTATCTGGGTGCGCAGCTGCCCGGCCGCGTGCTCTTCACCTTCCGCGATGGTTACCCAACCGTCGCGAACGGCGTTCTTGCCGACGTCGCAGAAACCGCGGCTCACGCTGCGAGCCGGCTGGAGGCCGTTCATGGATAAGGCTCTTCCCACCATCGTGATAGCCGCGATCTTCGTGCTCGTGATTGTGCTCATGGTGCTCAGCTGGCGACGACGGACCAGGCGCGACGCGGCCCACGCGCCCCGGCCCGTGGCTGCGGATGCCCGTGGCACCGAGCTCGCCTCGGCCAACGTGCTGTATGTGGCCACAACGGCTCACGGCGAGCCGCTTCAGCGCCTCGCCGTCACCGGGCTCGGCTTTCGCGGAAAGGCACGACTGGTGGTCTTCGACGGTGGCGTCTCGCTGACCGTCGTCGGCGCAGACGAGGTCTTCATCGCGGCATCTGAGCTGCTGCAGATCGCGCAGGCCACCTGGACCATCGACCGCGTTGTGGAGAAAGACGGCCTCGTTCTCGTGGCCTGGCGCGGCGGGGAGGGTGTGGCCATCGACAGCTATGTGCGCGTCGTCGATGCCGACGATCGCATGCGCCTGATGGCCGCGATGCGCACGATTTGCCCCGCAGCAACACCATCGACAACGTCCGGAACGACAGGAACAGGGAGCACGAAATAGTGGCAGAGAGCATGGCGAAATACGAGCCGGCGGTACTCGTTCTTGAGGACGGCAACCGATACGTCGGGCGTGCATACGGCGCACGTGGGCGCACACTCGGCGAGGCAGTGTTCGCGACAGGCATGACCGGCTATCAGGAGACCCTGACCGATCCGTCATACGCGGGGCAGATCGTTCTGATGACGGCGCCGCACATCGGCAACACCGGCACCAACGACGAGGACATGGAGTCTCGCCGCATCTGGGTCGCCGGTTTCGTCGTGCGCGAGCCCTCGCGCATAGTCTCGAACTTTCGGGCCACCCGAAGCCTCGACGATGACCTGGTGGCCGGGGCCGTTGTGGGCATCAGCGGCATCGATACGCGTGCGGTGACCCGTCACATCCGCTCGGCAGGGGCGATGCGTGCCGGCGTTTTCTCGGGCGAAGACTTCTCCCTCTCCGACGGCGAGCAGCTCTCGCTGGTGCGCGACGCCGCTTCGATGGCCGGCCGGAATCTTTCCGCCGAGGTCTCCACACCCGAACCGTTCACTCTTGAGGCCACGAGCGAGCGCATCGGGTCGGTGGCCGTGCTCGATCTCGGTGTCAAGAAGTCCACCCTCGACTATCTGGCCGCCCGCGGCTTCGACGTACACGTGCTGCCCCAGTCTGTGACGGCATCCGATGTACTGGCTCTCGACGTCGATGCCCTGTTCTACTCCAACGGTCCGGGAGACCCGGCGGCATCCGACGCGCATGTCGAGCTGCTGCGCGAGACACTGAAGGCGAAGTTGCCGTACTTCGGCATTTGCTTCGGCAACCAGCTGCTGGGTCGCGCGCTCGGCTTCGGCACGTACAAACTGCCGTTCGGGCACCGTGGCATCAACCAGCCCGTGCTCGACAAGAAGACCGGGCGCGTGGAGATCACCTCGCAGAATCACGGATTCGCGGTCGACGCGCCCCTCGAGGGAATCATCGACTCGCCGGCCGGACTCGGACGCGTCGAGGTGAGCCACTTCAGCCTCAACGACAACGTGGTTGAGGGCTTGAACTGCCTCGACCTCAATGCCTTCAGCGTGCAGTATCACCCCGAGGCAGCCGCCGGTCCGCACGACGCCAATTACCTCTTCGACCGGTTCAGGGACATGGTCCTTGCAGGTACATCGAGCCAGAACACCGCAAAGGACTCCAAGTAATGCCCAAGCGTGACGACATCAACTCCGTTCTCGTCATCGGTTCCGGCCCCATCGTCATCGGGCAGGCCTGTGAATTCGACTATTCCGGCACCCAGGCCTGCCGCGTGCTTCGGGAGGAGGGCGTGCGCGTCATTCTCGTCAACTCGAACCCGGCCACGATTATGACCGATCCCGACTTCGCCGATGCCACCTACGTTGAGCCCATCACGTGGGAGGTCATCGAAACGATCATCGCCAAGGAGAAGCCGGATGCGATCCTGCCGACCCTGGGCGGCCAGACCGCGCTGAACGCGGCCATCCAGCTTCACGAGCACGGCATTCTCGAGAAGTACGACGTCGAACTCATCGGCGCGAACTTCGAGGCTATCAACAAGGGCGAAGACCGCCAGATTTTCAAGGAACTCGTGATCGAGTGCGGCGCGGAGGTCGCGCGCTCGCACATCGCGCACACCGTCGACGAGGCCCTCGCCTTCGCCGAGGACCTCGGCTACCCCCTCGTGATCCGCCCCTCGTTCACCATGGGCGGTCTCGGCTCGGGCTTTGCGTACACTCCCGAGGAACTCATCCGCATGGTGGGGGACGGACTGCACCAGAGCCCCACCACCGAGGTGCTGCTCGAGGAGTCGATCCTGGGCTGGAAGGAGTATGAGCTGGAGCTCATGCGTGACTCGGCCGACAACACGGTTGTGGTCTGCTCCATCGAGAACGTCGACCCCGTCGGCGTGCACACGGGGGACTCGATCACGGTCGCGCCCGCCCTCACGCTCACCGACCGCGAATACCAGAAGCTGCGCGACATCGGCATCGACATCATCCGCGCCGTCGGCGTCGACACGGGCGGCTGCAACATCCAGTTCGCCATCGACCCGGCGAACGGGCGCATCATCGTCATCGAGATGAACCCACGCGTCTCCCGCTCCTCGGCCCTGGCCTCGAAAGCCACGGGCTTTCCTATCGCCAAGATCGCCGCCAAGCTGGCCATCGGCTACCGCCTCGACGAGATTCCGAACGACATCACCAAGGTGACCCCGGCATCCTTCGAGCCGACCCTCGACTACGTCGTGGTCAAGGTGCCTCGCTTCGCGTTCGAGAAGTTCCCTGCGGCGGATGCGACCCTCACGACAACCATGAAGTCTGTCGGCGAGGCGATGGCCATCGGCCGCAACTACGCCAGCGCGCTGCAGAAGGCGCTGCGCTCGCTCGAGAAGCGCGGCTCCTCGTTCCACTGGGGCGCCGAGGAACGCAGCGTGTTCGAGCTGCTGGAGATCATCAAGACCCCGACCGACGGTCGCATCGTCACGGTGCAGCAGGCGCTGCGCAAGGGCGCCTCGATCGAGCAGGTCTTCGAGGCCACGAAGATCGACCCGTGGTTCATCGACCAGATCGTGCTCATCAACGAGATAGCCGAGCAGATCACGGCGGCAGAGACCCTCGACACCGACACCCTGCGCCACGCCAAGGACCACGGTTTCTCGGATGCGCAGATCGGCCAGCTGCGCGGCTTCGGCGAGCACGATGTGCGCGAGATTCGGCACATCCTCGGTGTGCGCCCGGTCTACAAGACCGTCGACACCTGCGCCGGAGAGTTCCCGGCCCTGA
It encodes:
- the carA gene encoding glutamine-hydrolyzing carbamoyl-phosphate synthase small subunit — its product is MAKYEPAVLVLEDGNRYVGRAYGARGRTLGEAVFATGMTGYQETLTDPSYAGQIVLMTAPHIGNTGTNDEDMESRRIWVAGFVVREPSRIVSNFRATRSLDDDLVAGAVVGISGIDTRAVTRHIRSAGAMRAGVFSGEDFSLSDGEQLSLVRDAASMAGRNLSAEVSTPEPFTLEATSERIGSVAVLDLGVKKSTLDYLAARGFDVHVLPQSVTASDVLALDVDALFYSNGPGDPAASDAHVELLRETLKAKLPYFGICFGNQLLGRALGFGTYKLPFGHRGINQPVLDKKTGRVEITSQNHGFAVDAPLEGIIDSPAGLGRVEVSHFSLNDNVVEGLNCLDLNAFSVQYHPEAAAGPHDANYLFDRFRDMVLAGTSSQNTAKDSK
- a CDS encoding dihydroorotase, producing the protein MSGSNFLIAGATLADGTRTDLLVENGRITETGSGLSKAGASVVDADGLIALPGLVDLHTHLREPGFEQSETVLTGTRAAAAGGFTAVFAMANTSPVADTAGVVEQVLSLGERAGYATVRPIGAVTVGLAGERLAELGAMAASRAAVRVFSDDGKCVSDPLLMRRALEYVKAFNGVIAQHAQEPRLTEDAQMNEGALSGELGLAGWPAVAEESIIARDVLLAEHVGSRLHVCHVSTAGSVDVIRWAKARGIAVTAEVTPHHLLLTEQLARSYDARYKVNPPLRRSEDVEALRAGLADGTIDIVATDHAPHPIEAKDCEWDAAAFGMVGLESALSVVHASVVATDMLDWADVARVLSTTPAAIGGLGGHGAELAAGGAADFTLYDPAATRSFAVEDLAGKGVNSPYLGAQLPGRVLFTFRDGYPTVANGVLADVAETAAHAASRLEAVHG
- a CDS encoding PH-like domain-containing protein; its protein translation is MDKALPTIVIAAIFVLVIVLMVLSWRRRTRRDAAHAPRPVAADARGTELASANVLYVATTAHGEPLQRLAVTGLGFRGKARLVVFDGGVSLTVVGADEVFIAASELLQIAQATWTIDRVVEKDGLVLVAWRGGEGVAIDSYVRVVDADDRMRLMAAMRTICPAATPSTTSGTTGTGSTK
- a CDS encoding aspartate carbamoyltransferase catalytic subunit, whose protein sequence is MRHLLSTTDLARDDAIHILDVAEDMAAVADREVKKLPALRGKTVVNLFFEDSTRTRISFEAAAKRLSADVINFSAKGSSVSKGESLKDTAQTLAAMGADAVVIRHHASGAPQTLATSGWIDAGIVNAGDGTHQHPTQALLDAFTIRRRLHGAASRGKALDGVTVSIVGDILHSRVARSNVWLLHTLGATVTLVAPPTLLPVDTHAWPATVSYDLDAVIDTQKPDVVMMLRIQAERMHASFFPNSREYSRRWGLDDDRLARLRASSMVMHPGPMNRGLEISAAAADSAQSTVREQVANGVSVRMAALYLLLSGDREDS
- the pyrR gene encoding bifunctional pyr operon transcriptional regulator/uracil phosphoribosyltransferase PyrR, with product MTVRTVLQQADITRALTRISHEILESNRGSAGLVLLGIPTRGVFLARRIAENLERIDPSISADALSGSLDVTMYRDDLSHNRTRTPQPTQVPTAIDGKTVVLVDDVLFSGRTIRAALDALNDLGRPRAVRLAVLVDRGHRELPIRADFVGKNLPSATHERINVHLTEFDGDEFVTIESATSDEGEDER